In Sulfitobacter guttiformis, the genomic stretch CAATTGGATGATTGGTGATCGCTTCAGCGCTGCTGACATCTATCTCTTCATGTTGACAACGTGGCTACAACCCGCGCGGGGACAGCCATCGACGCAGGAGTTTCCAAACGTAAAGCGTATCTCTGATGCTGTGATGAAAAGACCAAGTGTACAACTGGTGTACGAAAAATGGATATCAGAACAAAAGATTGTTAGCCAGTTTGCAAAGTAAGGACTGAACGACCCAAACCGGACAACTATCCTATCAGGGCCACCGAATGGCGCTTCAATACGCGCATCGGTTAGCTTCGTCACACGGTTGACCACGTTGTTATTTCCTTACTTGATGGTTTCTCGAAGCTGACCTCACAGACGGCGGGCATATTAAAGCTAGAATGCAAAATGCTGTGCTAAACTTCCGCAAAATCGGTGTCTGACACGATGTCATCAACGACAATGATTTTGGATGCTCATTTGTTGGGGTGGCGCTCTTCAAATACAGCTGCAAAGAAAATGTATTAGCTTAGCCTTTTCGCAGAATTGAATGCGGAGCTGACCTTGAATGCGGCTCAGCACGACGTGCTATGACGCATTCAAGATTGGGTTGTCGGCATAGGAGGCGGCTGGCAGAGGACCGTCTCAGCCAGATCAAGTTTGAAACCTGTCGCCGATGGTTGCCGTTTGACGACGGAGCGTCTTGCCCTGACCGGTACGGCACCGCTATGCCAGATGGGCGTTGAAGCTCTCGAAGTCAGGGAAACACAAAGCCGGCACTATGTGGTTGCGACGGCAGAGCCCAACAGGCTCTCGACAAAGCTACATCGTCAAAATCGTGTGGCGAGAAAGGCTTCGTTAAAATACTCAAGCACGGATTGAGCCGCGTGCGACAAATCCGTTCCCTTTCGCCAGGCAAGGCCCACGTCCATTGACGGGATCGGCCGGTCAGTCTCTGTCACACCTATTCGCTTACCCTCCAACGACCAGGGGCGGTATACCATATCCGATAGGATCGTTACCCCCTGCCCGTTCCCAACCATCGAGCGTACCGCCTCAACCGACGAAGTCCGCAGTGTGACGCGAGGCTGGGCATTGCTGAGGCCCCAGTAGTTCATGGTCGTATGGGCGGCCTCATCCACGGTAAGCATGATATAGCCCTGCTCTGCAATCTGCTCGAATGTAACTGCCTTTCCCTGACGAATAAACTCATGCGAATTGGCGGCCCACAATCGCCTCTCAGAACGGAGGAGAGTTTTCGTCTCGATCTCGACATTCTTTAAATTCGAGGTCAGCACGACCGCTAGATCGAAACGGTTGGATAGTAACCCCTCCTCGATGCTTTCACGATTTAACTCGCTCAGCCGTATCTCAAGATTTGGGAACAATTGATTAAGGCGATCCAGATGGGGCGGCAGAAAATACCCGATCACAGTATAGGTTGCCGCTATGGAGATACGACCTTTTACGGGGGATTGTTTCTGGCGCACTTTCTTGGCCTGCTCGACTTTTTCAAGGATCTCCCGCGCCGAGGAAAGGAAATCGCGCCCTGCCTCTGTCATCTCCATCCCGTGGGCCGAACGCATAAACAAGGGCGTTCCCAATTCTGCCTCAAGCTCTTTGACTGCGTTGGTTACAGCAGATTGAGAGATTGAAAGCTGCGCTGCCGCTCGGCTGACCTGACCGGATTCGGCGGTAGCCACAAAGAATTTAAGATGCCGGAAGTTCATGAAGCCCCAATCTCATAATATATAAATTAGCATTATCTGATTATCGAATACACGCTAGACACGAACTTTGCAAAATTAGTTTGTTCTAGTTATTCCAACGCCCCAAGCATTATCAATTTATCAGATAACTCAACCCCCATAATTAATATTGTACATACCTCATAGCCTTCGCCAAGCTTTTTCCATGCTAACAAAGAAGGTCGTTGCGGATGCGGGAACTAGTGGATCTGAACTGTGACATGGGCGAAGGTTTCGGCCAGTGGGTGCTTGGCGACGCACCCGATGAAGAAATCATGGCGCTGATAAGTTCTGCCAACATCGCTGCCGGATTTCATGCCGGTGATCCAAATACAATGGACCGCGTCGTCAAGCTTGCTCATTCGCACGGTGTCGGTCTCGGCGCGC encodes the following:
- a CDS encoding LysR family transcriptional regulator; translation: MNFRHLKFFVATAESGQVSRAAAQLSISQSAVTNAVKELEAELGTPLFMRSAHGMEMTEAGRDFLSSAREILEKVEQAKKVRQKQSPVKGRISIAATYTVIGYFLPPHLDRLNQLFPNLEIRLSELNRESIEEGLLSNRFDLAVVLTSNLKNVEIETKTLLRSERRLWAANSHEFIRQGKAVTFEQIAEQGYIMLTVDEAAHTTMNYWGLSNAQPRVTLRTSSVEAVRSMVGNGQGVTILSDMVYRPWSLEGKRIGVTETDRPIPSMDVGLAWRKGTDLSHAAQSVLEYFNEAFLATRF